Proteins encoded in a region of the Streptomyces violaceoruber genome:
- a CDS encoding acyltransferase family protein, with protein sequence MGAHSRGAVRAARGEEGAAPVVRDRYFDTLRALALVRVVAYHAFGWPWAGLVLPSMGIMFGLGGTLMARSLRRPAATVFRNRLRRLLPPFWCWGLFVVGAMLARGWMPGWQIVYWVVPLGDPPGSAWGEQAWEILWYLRTYLWFVLLSPLLLRVFRLAPVPVLLLSLAPAVAFQFLWQPPENRFGTGLLDLATYLFCWILGFAHRDGVLGRLKPAAVVVLSLAALACGAWYAFTHRAEYGTYDLDDIPLAQAFWSAGFVTLLMYSKARLGVGLSGLARLRRLDRLVTVFNARAVTVYLWHELALVLAVPLIDRLWDVPAFEAYLPLESQWFLLGVGWVLIAVFVLLFGWVEDVAARKRPRLLP encoded by the coding sequence ATGGGGGCGCACAGCAGGGGCGCCGTGCGCGCCGCGCGGGGTGAGGAGGGTGCCGCCCCGGTGGTGCGGGACCGCTACTTCGACACCCTGCGTGCCCTCGCCCTCGTCCGGGTCGTCGCCTACCACGCCTTCGGCTGGCCCTGGGCCGGGCTGGTCCTCCCGTCCATGGGGATCATGTTCGGCCTGGGCGGCACCCTGATGGCCCGCTCGCTGCGGCGTCCCGCCGCCACGGTGTTCAGGAACCGGCTGCGCCGCCTGCTGCCGCCGTTCTGGTGCTGGGGCCTGTTCGTGGTGGGCGCGATGCTGGCGCGCGGCTGGATGCCGGGGTGGCAGATCGTCTACTGGGTCGTGCCGCTCGGCGACCCGCCGGGCAGCGCGTGGGGCGAACAGGCCTGGGAGATCCTCTGGTACCTCAGGACGTATCTGTGGTTCGTGCTGCTCTCCCCGTTGCTGCTGCGGGTCTTCCGGCTCGCGCCCGTGCCGGTGCTGCTGCTGTCCCTCGCCCCGGCCGTGGCGTTCCAGTTCCTCTGGCAGCCGCCCGAGAACCGGTTCGGGACCGGGCTGCTCGACCTCGCCACGTACCTCTTCTGCTGGATCCTCGGCTTCGCCCACCGCGACGGCGTGCTGGGACGGCTGAAGCCGGCCGCGGTCGTCGTCCTGTCGCTCGCGGCCCTCGCCTGCGGTGCCTGGTACGCCTTCACGCACCGGGCCGAGTACGGCACCTACGACCTCGACGACATCCCGCTCGCGCAGGCCTTCTGGTCGGCCGGGTTCGTGACGCTGCTGATGTACTCCAAGGCGCGGCTCGGGGTCGGCCTCTCGGGACTGGCCCGGCTGCGGCGGCTGGACCGGCTGGTCACGGTGTTCAACGCCCGCGCGGTGACCGTCTACCTCTGGCACGAGCTGGCCCTCGTCCTGGCCGTGCCGCTGATCGACCGGCTCTGGGACGTGCCCGCCTTCGAGGCGTACCTGCCGTTGGAGAGCCAGTGGTTCCTGCTGGGCGTCGGGTGGGTCCTGATTGCGGTGTTCGTGCTGCTGTTCGGGTGGGTGGAGGACGTCGCCGCGCGGAAGCGGCCCCGTCTGCTGCCGTGA
- a CDS encoding PASTA domain-containing protein — MRPVSEKPDVRVPRLVGLMAVDAYETARVQGLFLYAPDRPDLRTAAVDHVARQYPRPGAQVPRESVVYVWFDFGEGEGGGGIREPRGPRPPLGGLRRELAEPGEPPSYCAALSSP, encoded by the coding sequence GTGCGACCGGTGTCCGAGAAGCCCGATGTCCGCGTACCGCGCCTGGTCGGCCTCATGGCCGTGGACGCGTACGAGACCGCCCGCGTCCAGGGCCTGTTCCTGTACGCGCCGGACCGGCCCGATCTCCGGACCGCCGCCGTCGACCACGTCGCACGCCAGTATCCGCGGCCCGGCGCACAGGTGCCGCGCGAGTCCGTGGTGTACGTGTGGTTCGACTTCGGCGAGGGTGAGGGCGGCGGGGGCATCCGCGAGCCGCGCGGGCCCCGTCCTCCGCTGGGCGGGCTCCGCCGTGAGCTGGCGGAGCCGGGGGAACCGCCGTCCTACTGCGCCGCGCTCAGCTCGCCTTGA
- a CDS encoding demethylmenaquinone methyltransferase, with the protein MTRASLNKQPHEVASMFDHVAERYDLTNAVLSLGQDRAWRKAVARAVDARPAQKVLDLAAGTATSSLPFARTGAYVVPCDFSQGMLQVGKERHSWLPFTAGDATRLPFKDDVFDAVTISFGLRNVQDTDAALREMYRVTRPGGRVVICEFSHPTWAPFRTVYTEYLMRALPPVARAVSSNPDAYVYLAESIRAWPDQPALAGRLGRAGWSRVAWRNLTGGVVTLHRGFKAS; encoded by the coding sequence GTGACCCGCGCTTCCCTGAACAAGCAGCCGCACGAAGTCGCCTCGATGTTCGACCACGTCGCGGAACGGTACGACCTGACGAACGCCGTGCTCTCGCTCGGCCAGGACCGGGCGTGGCGCAAGGCGGTCGCCAGAGCCGTCGACGCCCGCCCGGCGCAGAAGGTCCTGGACCTGGCGGCCGGCACGGCGACGTCGTCCCTCCCCTTCGCCCGCACCGGCGCCTACGTCGTCCCCTGCGACTTCTCCCAGGGCATGCTCCAGGTCGGCAAGGAACGGCACTCCTGGCTGCCGTTCACCGCGGGCGACGCGACGCGGCTGCCGTTCAAGGACGACGTCTTCGACGCCGTCACCATCTCCTTCGGGCTGCGCAACGTCCAGGACACGGACGCCGCGCTGCGCGAGATGTACCGGGTGACGCGGCCCGGCGGCCGGGTCGTCATCTGCGAGTTCTCGCACCCGACCTGGGCGCCGTTCCGCACCGTCTACACCGAGTACCTGATGCGCGCCCTGCCGCCGGTGGCCCGCGCGGTGTCGTCCAACCCCGACGCGTACGTCTATCTCGCCGAGTCCATCCGGGCCTGGCCCGACCAGCCGGCGCTCGCCGGGCGGCTGGGCAGGGCCGGCTGGTCCAGGGTCGCGTGGCGCAACCTGACGGGCGGCGTGGTGACGCTGCACCGCGGCTTCAAGGCGAGCTGA
- a CDS encoding chitinase: MRVHRTATAGCALLFALVTAGCAGQDDGTADAAPASPSAPSEPTTAYAPYVSATTASATDTAGSPTTYNLAFAISSGDDCVPRWNGVQDIDDASVASRVEKLRESGATVRVSFGGASGTELAAACGSASALAAAYGTALDAAGSTRADFDIEGDALTDAGSVALRSEAIALLQEQRDGLEVSFTLPVMPTGLDTDGLALLASANDHGVQVSAVNLMTMNYGESYTADMGDYALASAKAAHTQLKKVFGTSDADAWRGMALTSMLGVNDVAGETFTLADAAEVRAFAEEKGIAWVSMWAAFRDVQCTEDASATDALTTCSGVAQEEGAFGTAFGA, translated from the coding sequence ATGAGGGTTCACCGGACCGCGACAGCCGGGTGCGCCCTGTTGTTCGCCCTGGTCACCGCGGGTTGCGCCGGACAGGACGACGGCACGGCCGACGCGGCCCCCGCATCGCCGTCGGCACCGTCCGAGCCGACCACCGCCTACGCCCCCTACGTCAGTGCCACCACCGCGTCCGCCACCGACACGGCGGGCTCCCCCACGACGTACAACCTGGCGTTCGCCATCTCGTCCGGCGACGACTGCGTCCCCCGCTGGAACGGCGTCCAGGACATCGACGACGCCTCCGTCGCCTCCCGCGTCGAGAAGCTGAGGGAGTCCGGCGCCACCGTTCGCGTCTCCTTCGGCGGCGCCTCCGGCACGGAGCTGGCGGCGGCCTGCGGCAGCGCCTCCGCACTGGCGGCGGCGTACGGCACCGCCCTCGACGCGGCCGGTTCGACGCGGGCGGACTTCGACATCGAGGGCGACGCGCTGACCGACGCCGGCTCCGTCGCGCTGCGCTCGGAGGCGATCGCGCTGCTCCAGGAGCAACGGGACGGCCTGGAGGTCTCCTTCACCCTCCCGGTGATGCCCACGGGCCTGGACACCGACGGCCTGGCGCTGCTGGCGTCGGCCAACGACCACGGCGTACAGGTCTCCGCGGTCAACCTCATGACCATGAACTACGGCGAGTCGTACACCGCCGACATGGGCGACTACGCCCTCGCCTCGGCGAAGGCCGCGCACACCCAGCTGAAGAAGGTCTTCGGCACGTCCGACGCGGACGCCTGGCGGGGCATGGCGCTCACCTCGATGCTCGGCGTCAACGACGTCGCCGGTGAGACCTTCACGCTCGCGGACGCCGCCGAGGTCCGTGCCTTCGCCGAGGAGAAGGGCATCGCCTGGGTGTCGATGTGGGCGGCGTTCCGGGACGTGCAATGCACCGAGGACGCTTCGGCCACCGACGCGCTCACCACGTGCAGCGGCGTGGCGCAGGAGGAGGGGGCGTTCGGGACGGCGTTCGGCGCGTAG
- the mqnC gene encoding cyclic dehypoxanthinyl futalosine synthase, whose translation MTEKADLQPILDRAAAGGRITPEEALDLYRDAPLHALGAAADAVRRRRYAGTEHIATYIIERNINYTNVCVTACKFCAFYAAPKDTKKGWSRDLDDILRRCAETVELGGTQIMFQGGHHPDYGVEYYEEHFAAIKKEFPQLVIHSLGASEVEHMARISKVSVEEAIRRIHAAGLDSFAGAGAELLPERPRKAIAPLKESGERWLEIMEIAHGLGVESTSTMLMGTGETNAERIEHLRMIRDVQDRTGGFRAFIPYTYQPENNHLKGRTQATLFEYLRMIAIARVFLDNVAHIQGSWLTTGKEVGQLSLHYGADDLGSIMLEENVVSSAGAKHRSNRLEIIDLIRKAGRVPAQRATTYEHLVVHDDPANDPVDERVVSHISSTAIEGGTAHPELKLLAPN comes from the coding sequence GTGACCGAGAAGGCCGACCTTCAGCCCATCCTCGACCGCGCCGCCGCCGGTGGGCGGATCACCCCCGAAGAGGCGCTCGACCTCTATCGCGACGCCCCGCTGCACGCGCTGGGCGCCGCCGCCGACGCCGTACGCAGGCGCCGGTACGCCGGCACCGAGCACATCGCGACGTACATCATCGAGCGCAACATCAACTACACGAACGTGTGCGTCACGGCGTGCAAGTTCTGCGCCTTCTACGCGGCCCCCAAGGACACCAAGAAGGGCTGGAGCCGCGACCTCGACGACATCCTGCGCCGCTGCGCGGAGACGGTCGAGCTGGGCGGCACGCAGATCATGTTTCAGGGCGGCCACCACCCGGACTACGGCGTCGAGTACTACGAGGAGCACTTCGCCGCCATCAAGAAGGAGTTCCCGCAGCTCGTCATCCACAGCCTGGGGGCGAGCGAGGTCGAGCACATGGCGCGGATCTCGAAGGTGTCGGTCGAGGAGGCGATCCGGCGCATCCACGCCGCCGGACTCGACTCGTTCGCCGGTGCCGGTGCGGAGCTGCTGCCCGAGCGGCCGCGCAAGGCCATCGCGCCGCTGAAGGAGTCCGGCGAACGCTGGCTGGAGATCATGGAGATCGCGCACGGGCTGGGCGTCGAGTCGACGTCCACGATGCTGATGGGCACCGGCGAGACCAACGCCGAGCGCATCGAGCACCTGCGGATGATCCGGGACGTGCAGGACCGCACCGGCGGCTTCCGCGCCTTCATCCCGTACACCTACCAGCCCGAGAACAACCACCTGAAGGGCCGCACGCAGGCCACGCTCTTCGAGTACCTGCGGATGATCGCCATCGCCCGCGTGTTCCTCGACAACGTCGCCCACATCCAGGGCTCCTGGCTGACCACCGGCAAGGAGGTCGGCCAGCTCTCCCTGCACTACGGCGCGGACGACCTCGGCTCGATCATGCTGGAGGAGAACGTCGTCTCCTCCGCGGGCGCCAAGCACCGGTCCAACCGGCTGGAGATCATCGATCTCATCAGGAAGGCGGGGCGGGTCCCGGCGCAGCGGGCCACGACGTACGAGCACCTCGTCGTGCACGACGACCCGGCGAACGACCCCGTCGACGAGCGCGTCGTCTCCCACATCTCCTCCACGGCGATCGAGGGCGGCACGGCCCACCCCGAGCTGAAGCTGCTCGCCCCCAACTGA
- a CDS encoding bifunctional polysaccharide deacetylase/glycosyltransferase family 2 protein codes for MTTPTSPPTPPARGRRRAPSRMERAAGRAAALQRPRVLLALLLLLALTCVMLLDGYLRAEVGGDQRVRTGASASDVPDDVLDGGPILSFPGGQATTVSVPDKTIVLTFDDGPDLTWTPQVLDILEKYDVPGTFFLVGSMVSRHPGIARDMVEQGNEVGVHTFTHVDLSYQSQARVTREIEQTQLALAGAAGITSTLFRAPYSSQTDAIDNYSWPVYESLGADGYTSVFIDTDSDDWKRPGVSKIVEWATPEDDEGASVLFHDAGGERSQTIEALPKYIERMKAKGYTFTTVSGVMADQQSHQPQQSQQQGGGLQAAHHRATGATLYEGKALIAAVAVAEWTVPALSVGLVVVGVAVMGRFAMMLVLARRHYRQRNRRRFSWGPPVTGPVSVIVPAYNEKECIEATLRSLARSTHPVEIIVVDDGSTDGTADIAESLGLPGVRVVRQANAGKPAALNNGVRHARYDIVVMMDGDTVFEPDTVRHLVQPFADPSVGAVAGNAKVGNRRTLIGAWQHIEYVMGFNLDRRMYDLLRCMPTIPGAIGAFRREAVLQAGGMSDDTLAEDTDITIALHRAGWRVVYEEHARAWTEAPGSLGQLWSQRYRWSYGTMQALWKHRRSLTDKGPSGRFGRVGMPLVVLFQVVTPVFAPLIDVFTVYSMLFVDFRAALLAWLAVLGVQLVCAAYAFRLDREKYRYLLMMPLQQLAYRQMMYLVLIHSCVTALTGGRLRWQKLKRTGEVGTPAGTG; via the coding sequence ATGACCACGCCCACCTCACCCCCCACCCCGCCCGCGCGGGGCCGCCGTCGTGCCCCCTCCCGGATGGAACGGGCCGCCGGCCGGGCCGCCGCGCTGCAACGCCCGCGCGTCCTGCTCGCCCTGCTCCTCCTGCTCGCGCTGACCTGCGTGATGCTCCTCGACGGCTATCTGCGCGCGGAGGTCGGCGGCGACCAGCGCGTACGCACCGGGGCCTCGGCGAGCGACGTCCCCGACGACGTGCTCGACGGCGGACCGATCCTGTCCTTCCCCGGCGGACAGGCCACCACCGTCTCCGTCCCTGACAAGACGATCGTGCTGACCTTCGACGACGGCCCCGACCTCACCTGGACGCCCCAGGTGCTGGACATCCTGGAGAAGTACGACGTGCCCGGCACGTTCTTCCTGGTCGGCTCGATGGTCTCGCGCCACCCGGGGATCGCGCGGGACATGGTCGAGCAGGGCAACGAGGTAGGCGTCCACACCTTCACCCACGTCGACCTCTCCTACCAGAGCCAGGCCCGCGTCACCCGCGAGATCGAGCAGACCCAGCTCGCCCTGGCGGGCGCGGCCGGCATCACCAGCACGCTGTTCCGGGCGCCGTACTCCTCCCAGACGGACGCCATCGACAACTACAGCTGGCCCGTCTACGAGAGCCTCGGCGCGGACGGCTACACCAGCGTCTTCATCGACACCGACAGCGACGACTGGAAACGGCCCGGCGTCTCGAAGATCGTCGAGTGGGCCACGCCGGAGGACGACGAGGGGGCCTCCGTCCTCTTCCACGACGCCGGGGGCGAGCGGTCGCAGACGATCGAGGCGTTGCCGAAGTACATCGAGAGGATGAAGGCGAAGGGGTACACCTTCACCACGGTCAGCGGTGTCATGGCCGATCAGCAGTCACATCAGCCACAGCAGTCGCAGCAGCAGGGAGGCGGCCTCCAGGCCGCCCATCACCGCGCCACCGGCGCCACCCTCTACGAGGGCAAGGCGCTGATCGCGGCCGTCGCCGTCGCCGAGTGGACGGTCCCCGCGCTGTCGGTCGGGCTCGTCGTCGTGGGCGTGGCCGTCATGGGCCGCTTCGCGATGATGCTGGTCCTCGCCCGCCGCCACTACCGGCAGCGCAACAGACGCCGCTTCAGCTGGGGTCCGCCCGTCACCGGGCCGGTGAGCGTGATCGTCCCGGCGTACAACGAGAAGGAGTGCATCGAGGCGACCCTGAGATCGCTGGCGCGCAGTACCCACCCCGTCGAGATCATCGTCGTGGACGACGGTTCGACGGACGGCACGGCGGACATCGCCGAGTCCCTCGGACTGCCCGGCGTCCGGGTCGTGCGACAGGCCAACGCGGGCAAGCCCGCCGCCCTCAACAACGGCGTCCGGCACGCCCGGTACGACATCGTCGTGATGATGGACGGCGACACCGTCTTCGAGCCCGACACCGTACGGCACCTGGTGCAGCCCTTCGCCGACCCCTCCGTCGGCGCGGTCGCGGGCAACGCCAAGGTCGGCAACCGGCGCACCCTCATCGGCGCCTGGCAGCACATCGAGTACGTGATGGGCTTCAACCTCGACCGGCGCATGTACGACCTGCTGCGCTGCATGCCGACCATCCCCGGCGCGATCGGCGCGTTCCGGCGCGAGGCGGTCCTCCAGGCAGGCGGCATGAGCGACGACACCCTCGCCGAGGACACCGACATCACCATCGCCCTGCACCGCGCTGGGTGGCGGGTGGTCTACGAGGAGCACGCCCGCGCCTGGACGGAGGCGCCGGGGTCGCTCGGCCAGCTCTGGTCGCAGCGCTACCGCTGGTCGTACGGCACGATGCAGGCGCTGTGGAAGCACCGCCGGTCGCTGACGGACAAGGGCCCCTCGGGCCGCTTCGGGCGGGTCGGGATGCCGCTGGTGGTGCTCTTCCAGGTGGTCACGCCGGTCTTCGCCCCGCTCATCGACGTGTTCACCGTCTACTCGATGCTGTTCGTCGACTTCCGCGCGGCGCTCCTCGCGTGGCTCGCGGTGCTGGGCGTGCAGCTGGTGTGCGCGGCGTACGCCTTCCGGCTGGACCGGGAGAAGTACCGGTACCTGCTGATGATGCCGCTCCAGCAGCTGGCGTACCGGCAGATGATGTACCTCGTCCTCATCCACTCCTGCGTCACCGCCCTGACCGGCGGGCGGCTGCGCTGGCAGAAACTGAAACGGACCGGCGAGGTGGGGACGCCGGCGGGGACCGGCTGA